The DNA window GTTTTAAAGGATCTGTCTGAACATGAATACTAATAAAAAAGAAAAATTTATTCTCAAAAATAATGCTGTCCATAAGCGATTCTGGCAGATCGGGATCCGAACCTTTTTCGTTTTCCTTTTTGTGATCGCTTTTCTCGGACTTCTGCTTCCCCTCCGCCCGAAGGAATCGGAGCTGGAAAAGCGTGAACTTTCCAAATTCCCGAAACCAACCGTTTCCACGGTACTAAACGGAGAATTTTTCTCCGATATCAGTACCTGGTACGCCGATACGTTTCCATTCCGGGAAACTCTGATGAGCGCCAATGCAAAGATGAAAAAACTGTATGGCATTACCACACAGGAAATCTACGGTGATGCTGCTCAGGGTGATGAGATTCCGGATGCCGATGCCGAGATGGAGACCACACCGACACCTGAGGTCACTCCGGAAGAAGAGGAGGACCTTCCGGAGGAAGATGGAACTATCCATGCGGAACCGGAAAAACTGGGTAAGATCTATATTGCCGATAACCGCGGTTTTGAACTTTACGGCTTCAGCCGGGCCGGTGCCGACGCCTACATCAATATGATGAATTCTGCTGCTGCTCAGTTAAAAGATATCGCCACTGTATACGATATTCTGGTTCCTACCAGTATCGCCGTCAATGTCGATGAAGAAAACCAGCAGAAAGTCGGTTCTAACAGTCAGGAAGACACTTTCGCTTACGTCAACGGTCATCTGGACGCTTCCATCAACCAGGTAGGCGTTCTGGATACCTTAAAGAAGCACAACAGCGAATACCTGTACTTTAAGACCGACCACCACTGGACCGCTGACGGTGCTTATTACGCTTACAGGGAACTGATGAAAGCCAAGGGTATGACAGCCTCTGCGCTGACAGATTATACCAGAACCGAATATCCGGGATTTATCGGTTCCTTCTACCAGTACAGTAACCAGTCCGACACCCTGAAAAATAATCCGGATACAGTCGTTGCCTATACACCGACCTGCAATGATCTGACCTATACCGATACCGACGGTAATCAGAAAACAGGTCATGTAGTTTCTGATGCAAC is part of the Blautia faecicola genome and encodes:
- a CDS encoding DHHW family protein; the encoded protein is MNTNKKEKFILKNNAVHKRFWQIGIRTFFVFLFVIAFLGLLLPLRPKESELEKRELSKFPKPTVSTVLNGEFFSDISTWYADTFPFRETLMSANAKMKKLYGITTQEIYGDAAQGDEIPDADAEMETTPTPEVTPEEEEDLPEEDGTIHAEPEKLGKIYIADNRGFELYGFSRAGADAYINMMNSAAAQLKDIATVYDILVPTSIAVNVDEENQQKVGSNSQEDTFAYVNGHLDASINQVGVLDTLKKHNSEYLYFKTDHHWTADGAYYAYRELMKAKGMTASALTDYTRTEYPGFIGSFYQYSNQSDTLKNNPDTVVAYTPTCNDLTYTDTDGNQKTGHVVSDATQYSEGNKYLCFICGDQPYERIDNPNITDGSSCVVIKESYGNAFVPFLVNSYQTVHVVDYRYFSGNLIDLVKENGIQDVIYVNNANALIESAAKNMTRIIS